GCGTCGAAACGCTGCTCGGCCAGTTTAACGGCCGGGTGGTGGAGAGCGCATTTCAGGCGAATGTGGCGTTGCGGGTGGCGCTTCCGCATACGCAGGTGGCGGCTTTTTCGGCAAAGCTTGCCGACTTTAGCCGTGGCGCATTGCATTTGTTGTCGGTTGAATAATAATCCTCTCCTTCATTTTGATTCCAAAGGAAACGGCAGATGCATTTTCGCGCCATTACCCGAATCGTTGGTCTACTGGTTATCCTGTTTTCCGGGACGATGATCATTCCCGGCCTGGTGGCCCTGCTATACCGCGACGGCGCGGGACGCGCTTTCACTCAAACCTTTTTTGTCGCGCTGGCTATCGGCGCGGCGCTCTGGTGGCCGAACCGTCACCAGAAGCGCGAGCTGAAATCGCGCGAAGGGTTTCTTATTGTCGTGCTCTTCTGGACGGTGCTGGGCAGCGTCGGCGCCCTGCCGTTTATCTTCTCCGAGCGGCCTAACCTCACGATTACTGACGCCTTTTTCGAATCCTTTTCGGGGCTGACGACCACGGGCGCGACCACGCTGGTGGGGCTTGATTCTCTGCCGCATGCCATTCTTTTCTATCGCCAGATGCTGCAATGGTTCGGCGGGATGGGGATCATTGTGCTGGCGGTGGCGATTCTGCCCATTCTCGGCGTCGGTGGGATGCAGCTGTACCGCGCTGAAATGCCGGGGCCGCTCAAAGACAATAAAATGCGCCCGCGTATCGCCGAAACGGCGAAAACGCTGTGGCTGATTTATGTTTTGCTGACGGTGGCGTGCGCGCTGGCGCTGTGGTTTGCCGGAATGCCGGCGTTTGACGCTATCGGACATAGCTTTGCCACTATCGCCATCGGCGGGTTCTCCACTCACGATGCCAGCGTCGGGTATTTCGCCAGCCCGACCATTAACACTATTATTGCTATCTTTCTGCTGATCTCCGGCTGTAACTACGGCCTGCACTTTTCGCTGCTCAGCGGGCGTAGCCTGAAAGTCTATTCCCGCGATCCGGAGTTTCGTATGTTTATCGGCGTGCAACTGACACTGGTCTTTATCTGTACGCTGGTGCTCTGGTTCCATGACACGTACGACTCGGCGATAACGACGCTTAACCAGGCGTTTTTCCAGGTGGTGTCGATGGCGACGACGGCGGGCTTTACGACGGACAGTATCGCGAAGTGGCCGCTTTTCCTGCCGGTGCTGTTGCTCTGCTCGGCATTTATTGGCGGCTGCGCCGGTTCAACCGGCGGCGGTCTTAAAGTTATTCGCATTTTGCTGCTCTTTAAACAGGGCAACCGCGAGCTGAAAAGGCTGGTGCACCCGAACGCGGTCTACAGTATTAAGCTTGGCAACCGCGCGTTGCCGGAACGTATCCTCGAAGCGGTGTGGGGATTCTTCTCGGCGTATGCGCTGGTGTTCCTGGTCAGCATGCTGGCGATTATCGCGACCGGCGTGGACGACTTCTCGGCATTCGCCTCTGTGGTGGCGACGCTTAATAACCTTGGGCCTGGCCTTGGCGTTGTGGCGGATAACTTCGCCAGTATGAACCCCATCGCTAAGTGGATACTCATTGCCAATATGCTTTTCGGGCGTCTGGAAGTGTTTACGCTTCTGGTGCTGTTCACCCCGACGTTCTGGCGCGAATAAGGAGATAAACGTGAAAACCTTAATTCTGTTTTCCACCCGTGATGGACAAACGCGCGAAATCGCTTTTTATATCGCGTCTCAGCTACAGGAAATGGGCGAAGCGGTGGATGTGGTCAACCTGCATCGCGCCGAAGAGCCAGACTGGACGCAATATAAGAAGGTGGTGATAGGCGCATCGATTCGCTACGGTCATTTTCACCCGACGCTGGACGCGTTTGTGAAACAACATCAGCAGGCGCTTAATGCAATGCCGGGCGCGTTCTTCTCGGTTAACCTCGTGGCGCGTAAACCCGAGAAGCGAACGCCGCAGACCAATAGCTATACCCGTAAGTTTCTGTTGAGCTCGCCGTGGCAGCCTGATCATTGCGCGGTCTTCGCGGGCGCGCTGCGTTATCCGCGTTATCGCTGGTTTGACCGCTTTATGATTCGCCTGATTATGAAAATGACGGGCGGGGAGACGGATACTTCAAAAGAAGTTGTCTATACGGACTGGCCTCAGGTGGCCCTTTTTGCGCAGGAAATCGCCCGTCTGAACCGCGATTAGTATCATTTTCCGGCGTATTGCCTGGAAAGTGAACGGTCAGAAAGTTTTTTGAAATTAGGGGTTGTCAGGCGCAAAGAACTCCCTATAATGCGCCTCCACTGACACGGCACAACGGCGAACGAGCCGGCCCGTCAGGCAGACGAAAGCGAAAATAAACGCTTGACTCTGAAAGAGGAAAGCGTAATATACGCCACCTCGCGACAGCAGGCTGAACGCCGCGTCGCACCGCTCTTTAACAATTTATCAGACAATCTGTGTGGGCACTCGGGGCACTGATATCTTAACGTCTACGGACGATAAACGAATATCAAGTCTCAAGTGAACAACAGTTAATTCATTACGAACTAACAGTTTAATTCTTTGAGCATCAGACTTTTAATTGAAGAGTTTGATCATGGCTCAGATTGAACGCTGGCGGCAGGCCTAACACATGCAAGTCGAACGGTAACAGAGAGCAGCTTGCTGCTCTGCTGACGAGTGGCGGACGGGTGAGTAATGTCTGGGAAACTGCCTGATGGAGGGGGATAACTACTGGAAACGGTAGCTAATACCGCATAACGTCTTCGGACCAAAGTGGGGGACCTTCGGGCCTCATGCCATCAGATGTGCCCAGATGGGATTAGCTAGTAGGTGGGGTAACGGCTCACCTAGGCGACGATCCCTAGCTGGTCTGAGAGGATGACCAGCCACACTGGAACTGAGACACGGTCCAGACTCCTACGGGAGGCAGCAGTGGGGAATATTGCACAATGGGCGCAAGCCTGATGCAGCCATGCCGCGTGTATGAAGAAGGCCTTCGGGTTGTAAAGTACTTTCAGCGAGGAGGAAGGGATTGTGGTTAATAACCACAGTCATTGACGTTACTCGCAGAAGAAGCACCGGCTAACTCCGTGCCAGCAGCCGCGGTAATACGGAGGGTGCAAGCGTTAATCGGAATTACTGGGCGTAAAGCGCACGCAGGCGGTCTGTTAAGTCAGATGTGAAATCCCCGGGCTCAACCTGGGAACTGCATTTGAAACTGGCAGGCTTGAGTCTCGTAGAGGGGGGTAGAATTCCAGGTGTAGCGGTGAAATGCGTAGAGATCTGGAGGAATACCGGTGGCGAAGGCGGCCCCCTGGACGAAGACTGACGCTCAGGTGCGAAAGCGTGGGGAGCAAACAGGATTAGATACCCTGGTAGTCCACGCCGTAAACGATGTCGACTTGGAGGTTGTGCCCTTGAGGCGTGGCTTCCGGAGCTAACGCGTTAAGTCGACCGCCTGGGGAGTACGGCCGCAAGGTTAAAACTCAAATGAATTGACGGGGGCCCGCACAAGCGGTGGAGCATGTGGTTTAATTCGATGCAACGCGAAGAACCTTACCTGGTCTTGACATCCAGAGAATCCTGCAGAGATGCGGGAGTGCCTTCGGGAACTCTGAGACAGGTGCTGCATGGCTGTCGTCAGCTCGTGTTGTGAAATGTTGGGTTAAGTCCCGCAACGAGCGCAACCCTTATCCTTTGTTGCCAGCACGTGATGGTGGGAACTCAAAGGAGACTGCCGGTGATAAACCGGAGGAAGGTGGGGATGACGTCAAGTCATCATGGCCCTTACGACCAGGGCTACACACGTGCTACAATGGCGCATACAAAGAGAAGCGAACTCGCGAGAGCAAGCGGACCTCATAAAGTGCGTCGTAGTCCGGATTGGAGTCTGCAACTCGACTCCATGAAGTCGGAATCGCTAGTAATCGTGGATCAGAATGCCACGGTGAATACGTTCCCGGGCCTTGTACACACCGCCCGTCACACCATGGGAGTGGGTTGCAAAAGAAGTAGGTAGCTTAACCTTCGGGAGGGCGCTTACCACTTTGTGATTCATGACTGGGGTGAAGTCGTAACAAGGTAACCGTAGGGGAACCTGCGGTTGGATCACCTCCTTACCTGAAAGATACAACCTCGTAGTGCTCACACAGATTGTCTGATAGAAAGTAAAGAAGCAAAACCTCTACAGGCTTGTAGCTCAGGTGGTTAGAGCGCACCCCTGATAAGGGTGAGGTCGGTGGTTCAAGTCCACTCAGGCCTACCAACTCCGCAGGAGTTGAAGAGGTTTAACTACGATGGGGCTATAGCTCAGCTGGGAGAGCGCCTGCTTTGCACGCAGGAGGTCTGCGGTTCGATCCCGCATAGCTCCACCATCACTTCAGAGTGTACTCGATGAGTATACTGCGAAGTATTTGCTCTTTAACAATCCGGAACAAGCTGAAAATTGAAACAGACATGCTGTTGCATTTCTCCGTAATAAGGAATGCGCGGTGTGTCAGAGTCTCTCAAACTCGCAGCACGAAGACTTCTTCGGGTTGTGAGGTTAAGCGAACAAGCGTACACGGTGGATGCCCTGGCAGTCAGAGGCGATGAAGGACGTGCTAATCTGCGAAAAGCGCCGGTAAGGTGATATGAACCGTTATAACCGGCGATGTCCGAATGGGGAAACCCGGTGCACTTCGGTGCATCATCGTTTGATGAATACATAGTCAAACGAGGCGAACCGGGGGAACTGAAACATCTAAGTACCCCGAGGAAAAGAAATCAACCGAGATTCCCCCAGTAGCGGCGAGCGAACGGGGAACAGCCCAGAGCCTGAATCAGCGTGTGTGTCAGTGGAACGGTCTGGAAAGGCCGGCGATACAGGGTGACAGCCCCGTACACGAAGGCACACAGGTTGTGAGCTCGATGAGTAGGGCGGGACACGTGATATCCTGTCTGAAGATGGGGGGACCATCCTCCAAGGCTAAATACTCCTGACTGACCGATAGTGAACCAGTACCGTGAGGGAAAGGCGAAAAGAACCCCGGCGAGGGGAGTGAAACAGAACCTGAAACCGTGTACGTACAAGCAGTGGGAGCCTTCGTAAGAGGGTGACTGCGTACCTTTTGTATAATGGGTCAGCGACTTATATTCTGTAGCAAGGTTAACCGTATAGGGGAGCCGAAGGGAAACCGAGTCTTAACCGGGCGTTAAGTTGCAGGGTATAGACCCGAAACCCGGTGATCTAGCCATGGGCAGGTTGAAGGTTGGGTAACACTAACTGGAGGACCGAACCGACTAATGTTGAAAAATTAGCGGATGACCTGTGGCTGGGGGTGAAAGGCCAATCAAACCGGGAGATAGCTGGTTCTCCCCGAAAGCTATTTAGGTAGCGCCTCGTGAACTCATCTCCGGGGGTAGAGCACTGTTTCGGCTAGGGGGCCATCCCGGCTTACCAACCCGATGCAAACTGCGAATACCGGAGAATGTTATCACGGGAGACACACGGCGGGTGCTAACGTCCGTCGTGAAGAGGGAAACAACCCAGACCGCCAGCTAAGGTCCCAAAGTCATGGTTAAGTGGGAAACGATGTGGGAAGGCCCAGACAGCCAGGATGTTGGCTTAGAAGCAGCCATCATTTAAAGAAAGCGTAATAGCTCACTGGTCGAGTCGGCCTGCGCGGAAGATGTAACGGGGCTAAACCATGCACCGAAGCTGCGGCAGCGACACTATGTGTTGTTGGGTAGGGGAGCGTTCTGTAAGCCTGTGAAGGTGTGCTGTGAGGCATGCTGGAGGTATCAGAAGTGCGAATGCTGACATAAGTAACGATAAAGCGGGTGAAAAGCCCGCTCGCCGGAAGACCAAGGGTTCCTGTCCAACGTTAATCGGGGCAGGGTGAGTCGACCCCTAAGGCGAGGCCGAAAGGCGTAGTCGATGGGAAACAGGTTAATATTCCTGTACTTGGTGTTACTGCGAAGGGGGGACGGAGAAGGCTATGTCGGCCGGGCGACGGTTGTCCCGGTTTAAGCGTGTAGGCTGACTTTCCAGGCAAATCCGGAAAGTTAAGGCTGAGGCGTGATGACGAGGCACCACGGTGCTGAAGTGACAAATGCCCTGCTTCCAGGAAAAGCCTCTAAGCATCAGGTAACATCAAATCGTACCCCAAACCGACACAGGTGGTCAGGTAGAGAATACCAAGGCGCTTGAGAGAACTCGGGTGAAGGAACTAGGCAAA
This DNA window, taken from Cronobacter universalis NCTC 9529, encodes the following:
- the hemG gene encoding menaquinone-dependent protoporphyrinogen IX dehydrogenase — encoded protein: MKTLILFSTRDGQTREIAFYIASQLQEMGEAVDVVNLHRAEEPDWTQYKKVVIGASIRYGHFHPTLDAFVKQHQQALNAMPGAFFSVNLVARKPEKRTPQTNSYTRKFLLSSPWQPDHCAVFAGALRYPRYRWFDRFMIRLIMKMTGGETDTSKEVVYTDWPQVALFAQEIARLNRD
- the trkH gene encoding Trk system potassium transporter TrkH, with translation MHFRAITRIVGLLVILFSGTMIIPGLVALLYRDGAGRAFTQTFFVALAIGAALWWPNRHQKRELKSREGFLIVVLFWTVLGSVGALPFIFSERPNLTITDAFFESFSGLTTTGATTLVGLDSLPHAILFYRQMLQWFGGMGIIVLAVAILPILGVGGMQLYRAEMPGPLKDNKMRPRIAETAKTLWLIYVLLTVACALALWFAGMPAFDAIGHSFATIAIGGFSTHDASVGYFASPTINTIIAIFLLISGCNYGLHFSLLSGRSLKVYSRDPEFRMFIGVQLTLVFICTLVLWFHDTYDSAITTLNQAFFQVVSMATTAGFTTDSIAKWPLFLPVLLLCSAFIGGCAGSTGGGLKVIRILLLFKQGNRELKRLVHPNAVYSIKLGNRALPERILEAVWGFFSAYALVFLVSMLAIIATGVDDFSAFASVVATLNNLGPGLGVVADNFASMNPIAKWILIANMLFGRLEVFTLLVLFTPTFWRE